Within Candidatus Caldatribacterium sp., the genomic segment TTCCCCACAAACACCTCACAGGGGGCATGAAAATGCTCCTTGAGTACCTCAGGGCTCTCTCCCGGCGAGGACATCGCATCGTGACCATCTTCCGAGACGAGGACGAGAAACTCCCAGAGTGGTACGGAAAGGATAATATCCCAACCCTGAAAAGTATCGCTGTTCCCCATGGGGCAGCCACTCTTGCCGTTTGTCGAAGACCTCATGTTCTCATCGTGGGATTCTTCACGCAACTCGAAGAGACGAAGATGCTTCCTATACCCGTTGTACTCTTCGAGCAGGGAAGCGAGTATCTCTTCGGTGATTACGGCGATCTCAATCCCCGCTCACCAATCCGGGAACTCCTCCACAAAGCCTACACTTTTCCTGTGCCCATCATCGTAGTCTCCCCCCTTCTTGAGCACATCCTCAGGGTTCGCTTCGGACGAAAAGCAGTTGTGGTCCCCAACGGCGTGGATACCAGCTTCTATCGTCCTGGACCGAAAAGGGGAAACAACGTTATTCTTCTCGTCGGAAACCCAATGCTTCCCTTCAAGGGATTCGATATTGCTCTCCTCACCCTCCAGAAAGCATGGAATCTATTTCCCCACTTCGAGGTCATCTGGGCTTGCCAGCAAAAGCCCGACGTTAAAGGCATCACATTTCCCTTGCATTTCGTTGTCAACCCTACTCAGGAAAACCTTGCTTCCCTCTATCGGCAAGCAACCGTTCTCCTTTTCACCTCGTGGTATGAGGGCTTTGCCCTTCCTCCCCTTGAAGCCATGGCTTCAGGAATGGCCGTTGTAGCCACCGACTGTGGAGGAATCCGTACATATGCCCAGGAGGGATACAATGCTCTTCTTGCCGAGCCAGGGGACATTGACTCTCCAGCGTACGCTCTTCTCTTCCTCCTTTAGAATCCTGCTGCCCGAAAACTCCTTGAGGAGCGGGGAAGGGAAACGGCACTAAACTTTAGCCTGGACAAAGCAGTCGCAAAATTCGAGGAAGCACTCTACAGGGTTGTAAATTGTTTCGCATTACAGAAGGGGAAGAGGAAACTGTAGACCAAAATAAAACTGGAGCGGGAAACGGGACTCGAACCCGCGGCACCCAGCTTGGAAGGCTGGCGCTCTACCACCTGAGCTATTCCCGCTCGCTACAGGTGATTATAGCACAGTCTTTTCAGGGGTCAAGCACCCGGGATCGCTGCAAGCTTGTTGCTTCGCCTCCGAAGCAACCTCACTCCCTTGAAATACGAGACCGCTTCGCTGCGCTTGCAGCGATCAACAACA encodes:
- a CDS encoding glycosyltransferase family 4 protein, translating into MPTSFIHAAPVLVEAATAVSPKSILDIGVGFGKYGVLLREVLEISQNRYRKEDWEIRIDGVEAFAGYRNPIHDFVYNCIFYETIEDCLLHLPVYDVVLLVDVLEHFEKEKGKTILQELLKHTKKSLLVSTPRFPAPQDSYLGNPFEAHRSRWHILDFIDFDFSYRYLPLGSNGAQIFAIFPSRAPESFPLDDLLLETPPSRTRETLTIGFLLPHKHLTGGMKMLLEYLRALSRRGHRIVTIFRDEDEKLPEWYGKDNIPTLKSIAVPHGAATLAVCRRPHVLIVGFFTQLEETKMLPIPVVLFEQGSEYLFGDYGDLNPRSPIRELLHKAYTFPVPIIVVSPLLEHILRVRFGRKAVVVPNGVDTSFYRPGPKRGNNVILLVGNPMLPFKGFDIALLTLQKAWNLFPHFEVIWACQQKPDVKGITFPLHFVVNPTQENLASLYRQATVLLFTSWYEGFALPPLEAMASGMAVVATDCGGIRTYAQEGYNALLAEPGDIDSPAYALLFLL